The following proteins are co-located in the Bacteroidales bacterium genome:
- the gltB gene encoding glutamate synthase large subunit: MKKERPQQQGLYRQEFEHGSCGIGFVAHLKGKKSHSIIRQGLEILTNMTHRGAEGADSKTGDGAGVLIQVPRDFYLIQGYSLPPEGQFGTGLVFLPQDSSDATKCRDILLRIIKEEGVDLIGFRDVPRNNTVIGEIARAAEPEIVQILLGADIQQEDLERKLYIIRKLTENAIRNSDIKQKSFFYIPSLSTKVLIYKGMLMSNQLGEYFLDLRDERVQSAIALVHSRFSTNTFPSWDLAQPFRMLGHNGEINTIKGNRFWMEARESILKSDKLGDLARLYPIIEPDKSDSASLDNVLEFLIMSGKSLPYAMSVLIPESINEKNPISPELKAFYQYHSTFLEPWDGPASLIFSDGRYIGGMLDRNGLRPSRYVITTNDLIVLGSEAGVQTFPPEEVREKGRLKAGKMLLVDTQAGKIYYDKELKAQLAAEYPYGEWIQQNMVKLEKIQAGHVETPEMGDQYNKYLTSFNYSLEDTDKIIKEMAATGKEPIGSMGNDVPVAVLSRKPYRLFNYFKQLFAQVTNPPIDPIREEFVMTLTGYLGSLQQNLLETSPDHVKMVRFRNPVISNTYFQIVKNLRYKGFSAANLNLHFDAFKGAEGLQNAVEKLCIDAEQAVDDGKNYIILSDRGITEALAPIPSLMAVSAVHHHLIKKRKRMQIDIVVESAEPREVMHFALLFGYGASIINPYMSFAVIDKLVKEKAIQLDYQRAEENYVNSINKGILKIMSKMGISTLRSYRSSQIFEAIGIHHDVINKYFEGTISRLEGIGMHEIAEEVLIPHRKAFIEEQQPDILTEGVYSYRKNGEHHAWNPETISLLQWSTREADYGKFKEYSKRVDADTASPGFIRGLLRMKTSPIPIDEVEPVEDIMKRFVTGAMSYGSISREAHETLAIAMNRIGGRSNTGEGGEDPERFLPLENGDSVRSAIKQVASGRFGVTTDYLVNADEIQIKIAQGAKPGEGGQLPGHKVDKIIAKTRYSIPGITLISPPPHHDIYSIEDLSQLIFDLKNVNPSAKISVKLVSESGVGTIAAGVTKAGADLITISGYEGGTGASPSSSIKHAGLPLELGLSETQQTLVMNNLRRKVILQADGQLKSGRDIVISALLGAEEFGFATSALVVMGCVMMRKCHLNTCPVGVATQNAELRKRFRGKADNLVTFFRFLAEEVRENLAELGYRKLDEIVGRFDLLERNPEVNHWKIKNLDLNSVLHLPSESVVNAMHCCDVQDHKLDHILDIGLIEEAEKAISNKEPVVINRSIHNTDRTIGTMLSGKVAMLYGSEGLPDGTIKCRFKGSAGQSFGAFLSPGIELYLEGDSNDYLGKGLSGGRIIVVPPAGSTFEPDKNIIIGNTVLYGATRGEAYISGVAGERFGVRNSGALAVVEGVGNHCCEYMTGGRVVVLGATGSNFAAGMSGGIAYVFNENGDFDYYCNMGMVELSLVEDYSEVNELTEIIKRHYNYTQSKKAKMILDDPWKYMQMFIKVIPYDYKKVLQEQKLEEIRKKIADVELDLEISAG; this comes from the coding sequence ATGAAAAAAGAACGGCCACAGCAGCAGGGATTGTATCGGCAGGAGTTTGAACATGGTAGTTGCGGAATTGGATTCGTAGCGCATCTTAAAGGCAAAAAATCTCATTCTATCATAAGGCAGGGTCTCGAGATTCTGACAAACATGACTCACAGGGGGGCTGAAGGGGCAGATAGTAAAACAGGCGACGGAGCCGGTGTATTGATACAGGTACCCCGCGATTTTTATCTCATTCAGGGTTATTCACTTCCGCCTGAGGGGCAGTTCGGCACAGGACTGGTATTTTTACCACAGGATAGTTCTGACGCTACCAAATGCCGTGATATACTTCTGAGAATAATAAAGGAAGAGGGTGTAGACCTGATAGGATTCCGTGACGTTCCAAGAAACAATACAGTGATCGGTGAAATTGCACGTGCTGCAGAGCCTGAAATTGTTCAGATTCTGCTTGGTGCTGATATTCAGCAGGAGGATCTTGAACGCAAGCTTTACATAATAAGAAAGCTCACCGAAAACGCAATCCGGAATTCAGATATTAAGCAGAAGAGCTTTTTCTATATCCCAAGTCTCTCAACCAAGGTACTTATATATAAAGGCATGCTCATGTCGAATCAGCTTGGAGAGTATTTTCTCGATCTGAGAGACGAACGTGTACAAAGCGCAATTGCCCTGGTTCACTCAAGGTTCAGCACTAATACATTCCCGAGCTGGGACCTTGCACAGCCCTTCAGAATGCTTGGACATAACGGAGAGATAAACACAATAAAAGGAAACCGGTTCTGGATGGAGGCACGGGAATCAATTCTGAAATCCGATAAACTTGGCGATCTTGCCAGATTGTACCCTATAATTGAACCCGACAAGAGTGATTCTGCTTCTCTTGACAATGTGCTTGAGTTTCTGATTATGAGCGGCAAGTCTCTTCCATACGCCATGTCGGTACTCATTCCTGAATCAATTAATGAAAAGAATCCTATATCCCCCGAGCTTAAGGCTTTTTACCAGTACCACTCAACATTTCTGGAGCCGTGGGACGGACCTGCATCACTAATATTTTCCGACGGAAGATATATCGGAGGAATGCTCGACAGAAACGGGCTGCGTCCATCAAGATATGTAATTACAACAAATGATCTGATTGTACTTGGCTCAGAAGCAGGTGTTCAGACGTTTCCACCGGAAGAAGTGAGAGAAAAAGGCAGACTTAAGGCAGGCAAAATGCTGCTTGTAGATACCCAGGCAGGCAAAATCTACTATGATAAGGAGTTAAAAGCCCAGCTGGCAGCAGAATATCCTTACGGAGAATGGATTCAGCAGAACATGGTGAAGCTTGAGAAAATTCAGGCAGGACATGTTGAGACACCTGAGATGGGTGATCAGTATAATAAATACCTGACATCATTCAATTATTCTCTGGAAGATACTGATAAGATTATCAAGGAGATGGCTGCTACAGGAAAAGAACCCATCGGATCTATGGGTAATGACGTTCCTGTTGCTGTTCTTTCGAGGAAGCCATACCGGCTTTTCAATTATTTTAAACAGCTGTTTGCCCAGGTTACTAATCCGCCTATTGATCCGATCAGGGAGGAATTTGTTATGACTCTTACCGGTTACCTGGGATCGCTGCAGCAAAACCTGCTTGAGACCTCACCCGATCATGTTAAAATGGTAAGGTTCAGAAACCCTGTAATTTCAAATACTTATTTCCAGATTGTAAAGAACTTAAGATACAAAGGATTCTCAGCCGCAAATCTTAATCTGCATTTTGATGCCTTCAAAGGGGCAGAAGGACTGCAAAATGCTGTTGAAAAATTATGTATTGATGCGGAACAGGCTGTTGATGACGGAAAGAACTATATCATCCTGTCCGACAGAGGCATAACAGAAGCTTTGGCTCCAATACCGTCACTTATGGCTGTCTCTGCAGTTCATCATCACCTCATAAAAAAGAGGAAGAGGATGCAGATAGACATTGTTGTTGAATCAGCAGAACCGCGTGAGGTTATGCACTTCGCACTCTTGTTCGGATATGGAGCCAGTATCATAAATCCATACATGAGCTTCGCTGTTATAGATAAGCTTGTAAAGGAAAAAGCCATTCAGCTCGATTACCAGCGTGCAGAAGAGAACTATGTAAATTCGATAAATAAAGGCATTCTCAAGATAATGTCGAAGATGGGGATCAGCACTCTCAGAAGTTACAGGTCATCGCAGATCTTTGAAGCTATCGGAATCCATCATGATGTTATTAATAAATACTTTGAAGGAACTATTTCAAGATTAGAAGGAATAGGCATGCATGAGATTGCCGAAGAGGTTCTTATACCACACAGAAAAGCATTTATTGAGGAACAACAGCCTGATATTCTAACGGAAGGTGTCTACTCCTACCGGAAGAATGGAGAACATCACGCCTGGAATCCGGAAACGATTTCTCTGCTCCAGTGGAGTACAAGGGAAGCTGATTATGGAAAATTCAAAGAGTACAGCAAAAGAGTTGATGCTGATACAGCCAGCCCGGGTTTTATCAGAGGCTTGCTGCGGATGAAAACCAGTCCTATTCCGATCGATGAAGTTGAACCAGTGGAAGATATAATGAAAAGGTTTGTTACTGGAGCAATGTCGTACGGATCAATAAGCCGTGAGGCTCATGAGACTCTCGCAATTGCAATGAACAGGATTGGCGGAAGAAGTAATACCGGTGAAGGAGGTGAAGATCCTGAAAGGTTCTTACCGCTTGAAAACGGGGATAGTGTAAGAAGCGCTATTAAGCAGGTGGCCAGCGGAAGATTTGGTGTAACTACCGACTACCTTGTAAACGCAGATGAAATACAAATCAAGATTGCCCAGGGAGCAAAACCTGGTGAAGGAGGTCAGCTGCCCGGACATAAGGTGGATAAAATAATTGCAAAAACAAGATATTCAATACCCGGGATTACTTTGATTTCTCCTCCTCCCCACCATGATATCTATTCAATTGAAGACCTTTCGCAACTTATCTTCGATTTAAAGAATGTGAATCCCAGTGCCAAAATAAGTGTAAAACTTGTTTCGGAAAGCGGTGTCGGTACAATAGCTGCCGGTGTAACAAAGGCAGGAGCAGATCTGATAACAATTAGCGGATATGAAGGCGGGACAGGTGCAAGTCCTTCATCTTCAATAAAACACGCCGGATTGCCACTCGAACTCGGTCTGTCAGAAACACAGCAGACTCTGGTTATGAATAACCTGAGGAGAAAAGTTATCCTGCAGGCCGATGGTCAGTTAAAGAGCGGTAGAGATATTGTAATTTCTGCCCTCCTGGGTGCAGAGGAATTTGGATTCGCTACTTCAGCTCTGGTTGTCATGGGCTGTGTTATGATGAGAAAGTGTCACCTTAACACTTGTCCGGTTGGAGTTGCCACACAGAATGCAGAGCTGAGAAAGAGATTCAGGGGAAAAGCCGATAACCTGGTTACTTTCTTCAGATTTCTTGCAGAAGAGGTCAGAGAAAATCTTGCAGAACTGGGATACAGAAAGCTTGATGAAATCGTCGGAAGATTCGACCTGCTTGAAAGAAATCCGGAGGTTAACCACTGGAAAATTAAGAACCTCGATCTGAACAGTGTTCTGCATCTTCCAAGTGAATCGGTTGTTAATGCAATGCACTGCTGCGATGTTCAGGATCATAAACTTGACCATATACTCGACATAGGACTAATTGAGGAGGCTGAAAAAGCAATCTCAAATAAAGAACCGGTTGTGATTAACAGGTCTATTCATAATACTGACCGTACAATAGGAACTATGCTTTCCGGCAAAGTAGCGATGCTATATGGATCAGAAGGGTTACCTGACGGCACAATAAAATGCAGATTCAAAGGCTCTGCAGGTCAGAGCTTTGGAGCCTTCCTGTCTCCCGGAATTGAACTTTATCTGGAAGGTGATTCAAACGATTACCTTGGAAAAGGCCTCTCAGGAGGAAGAATCATCGTTGTACCACCGGCAGGATCAACCTTTGAACCTGACAAGAACATAATAATTGGTAATACTGTGCTCTACGGAGCTACCAGAGGTGAAGCATACATTTCAGGTGTGGCAGGTGAAAGGTTTGGGGTAAGAAACAGCGGTGCACTGGCAGTTGTTGAAGGAGTCGGGAACCATTGCTGTGAATACATGACAGGCGGAAGAGTTGTAGTACTGGGTGCAACCGGCAGCAACTTCGCAGCCGGGATGAGCGGTGGTATTGCATATGTCTTTAATGAAAACGGAGACTTTGATTATTACTGTAACATGGGAATGGTGGAACTGTCTCTTGTTGAAGACTATTCAGAAGTTAACGAGCTGACAGAGATCATAAAACGCCACTACAATTATACCCAAAGCAAAAAGGCAAAGATGATCCTTGATGACCCCTGGAAATATATGCAAATGTTCATTAAGGTTATACCATACGACTATAAGAAAGTTCTACAGGAACAGAAGCTTGAAGAGATCAGGAAGAAGATAGCCGATGTGGAGCTGGATCTGGAGATTAGTGCAGGATGA
- a CDS encoding glutamate synthase subunit beta, whose amino-acid sequence MADASGFLKIKRKEAGNRPLNERVCDHSEVEQVLNSEDRMLQASRCMDCGIPFCHWGCPVDNLIPEWNDLLYKGDWKGAAARLTATNNFPEFTGRICPAPCEHACVLNINQEPVTIRENEVAIVERAFSEGYIKPLPPKVRSGKSVAVIGSGPAGMAAADLLNKTGHTVTLFEKDEKAGGLLRYGIPDFKLSKAVIDRRLNLMMKEGLIIKTGVTIGKDISGGELVEQFDAICITIGASHPRDLNVPGREHSGVYFAMDFLTLQNRVNAGQISSSDNQINAEGKKVLVIGGGDTGSDCVGTAIRQKAVSVTQIEIMPKPPVTRKEDNPWPYWGKILKTSTSHEEGCERLWNMSTLRFVGDGKITKGAEVEEVAWESSNGKTSFSPVPGTRRIIETDLVLLALGFVHPKLDGLLSEMELELDNRKNIKIDGKFSTSKPKVFAAGDSVTGASLVVNAIASGRKVAKEIDKFLMTS is encoded by the coding sequence ATGGCTGATGCTAGCGGATTTTTAAAGATAAAAAGAAAGGAAGCAGGAAACAGACCGCTTAATGAAAGGGTCTGCGACCATAGTGAGGTTGAACAGGTGCTTAACAGCGAGGACAGGATGCTGCAGGCTTCAAGGTGCATGGATTGTGGTATTCCATTCTGCCACTGGGGCTGCCCTGTTGATAATCTGATCCCCGAGTGGAACGATCTTTTATATAAAGGCGACTGGAAAGGAGCTGCTGCCAGGCTTACTGCGACAAATAACTTTCCGGAGTTCACAGGCAGGATTTGTCCCGCACCATGCGAACATGCCTGTGTCCTTAATATCAATCAGGAACCTGTAACAATTCGCGAAAACGAAGTCGCAATCGTTGAAAGAGCATTTTCGGAAGGTTACATAAAACCTCTGCCTCCAAAAGTCCGTTCAGGAAAAAGTGTCGCTGTAATCGGGAGCGGTCCTGCCGGAATGGCTGCAGCTGATCTTCTCAACAAGACCGGACATACAGTAACTCTTTTCGAGAAGGATGAAAAAGCAGGTGGGTTACTAAGATATGGTATTCCCGATTTCAAGCTCAGCAAAGCAGTAATCGACAGACGACTTAATCTGATGATGAAGGAGGGACTAATTATTAAAACCGGTGTAACTATTGGTAAAGACATTTCAGGAGGAGAGCTGGTGGAACAGTTCGATGCTATCTGTATTACAATCGGGGCATCTCATCCGAGGGATCTGAATGTCCCCGGAAGAGAACATTCAGGAGTATATTTTGCAATGGATTTCCTTACTCTTCAGAACCGGGTAAACGCAGGACAAATAAGTTCTTCTGATAATCAGATTAATGCTGAAGGGAAAAAAGTACTAGTAATCGGAGGAGGTGATACAGGCTCAGATTGTGTTGGTACGGCAATAAGGCAAAAAGCAGTGAGTGTTACGCAGATTGAAATTATGCCCAAACCACCGGTTACAAGAAAAGAGGATAATCCATGGCCGTACTGGGGTAAGATACTGAAGACTTCAACTTCCCATGAAGAGGGATGTGAAAGACTATGGAATATGTCAACCCTGAGGTTTGTTGGTGATGGTAAAATTACAAAAGGTGCTGAAGTTGAGGAGGTAGCATGGGAATCTTCGAACGGTAAAACTTCTTTTAGTCCGGTACCGGGAACCAGAAGGATTATCGAAACAGATCTCGTACTTCTCGCTTTGGGTTTTGTACACCCGAAACTTGATGGACTACTTTCTGAGATGGAACTTGAACTTGATAACCGGAAAAATATCAAAATTGACGGGAAATTTTCTACCAGCAAACCCAAAGTGTTTGCAGCAGGTGACTCTGTAACCGGAGCAAGTCTGGTTGTAAATGCAATAGCTTCTGGAAGAAAAGTTGCAAAAGAGATTGATAAGTTTCTGATGACCTCCTAG
- a CDS encoding GHKL domain-containing protein, with product MEEKTFYAPAARTSKEDIQRQFEAIYSQKFFNEIFGSLTGIGAVIDQNRQIVFANTEFLSLLGFDSIESVLGKRPGEVVSCIHSTDEAAGCGTSVSCAYCGAVNVILESQKTGTKSSKETRITTTVNGKMKSLDLNISSTPIQLSGQTYYAMIFQDISDEKRRFALERIFFHDLLNSAGGLNGLLSLLKEGTNPEEASELINLSEEASREMLEEIMLHRQIRAAENGDLKVNIEPVSSMECIESAIGRIKSHEVGKNKNIKIGSDCTNFYFATDRLLFQRILINLLKNALEATQKEGTVSMGVESQSTRVRFWVKNDAVIPEDIQMQLFQRSFSTKGQGRGIGTYSIKLLTENYLHGKVSFISNETEGTVFSVILNKVFPADLEDSR from the coding sequence ATGGAAGAGAAGACATTCTATGCCCCTGCGGCCAGGACCTCCAAAGAAGACATCCAAAGGCAATTTGAAGCGATCTATTCTCAGAAATTTTTTAATGAAATATTTGGGTCTTTAACAGGAATTGGCGCAGTGATAGACCAAAACCGTCAGATAGTATTCGCTAATACTGAATTTTTATCTCTGCTTGGCTTCGACTCAATTGAAAGTGTTTTGGGTAAAAGACCAGGTGAAGTCGTATCATGCATTCATTCCACTGATGAAGCTGCAGGATGCGGAACTTCAGTTTCCTGTGCATACTGTGGTGCAGTTAATGTTATACTGGAAAGTCAGAAAACTGGAACCAAATCATCAAAGGAGACACGAATTACCACAACGGTTAACGGTAAAATGAAAAGTCTTGATCTTAATATCAGCTCAACCCCGATTCAATTGTCTGGTCAGACATATTATGCAATGATTTTTCAGGATATCAGTGATGAAAAAAGAAGGTTCGCTCTTGAAAGAATCTTTTTTCACGATTTGCTGAACAGTGCAGGAGGGCTGAACGGGCTTCTTTCACTTCTGAAAGAGGGAACAAATCCGGAAGAGGCTAGTGAACTGATTAATCTTTCTGAAGAGGCAAGCCGCGAGATGCTTGAGGAAATAATGTTGCACAGACAGATAAGGGCAGCGGAGAACGGGGATCTAAAAGTGAATATTGAGCCGGTGAGTTCTATGGAGTGTATTGAATCAGCGATCGGAAGGATAAAATCTCATGAGGTCGGGAAGAATAAAAATATTAAAATCGGCAGTGATTGCACAAATTTTTATTTCGCTACTGATAGATTATTGTTCCAAAGAATACTGATAAATCTTCTGAAAAATGCTTTGGAAGCTACTCAAAAGGAGGGAACAGTCAGTATGGGAGTTGAAAGTCAGTCAACAAGAGTCCGTTTCTGGGTAAAAAACGATGCAGTAATACCGGAGGATATACAGATGCAGTTGTTTCAGCGATCTTTCAGTACTAAAGGCCAGGGAAGAGGGATTGGAACATATAGTATAAAACTGCTAACGGAGAATTATCTTCATGGTAAAGTCAGTTTTATCAGTAATGAAACTGAAGGGACTGTCTTTAGTGTAATTCTCAATAAAGTATTTCCCGCAGATCTCGAAGATTCTCGCTGA
- a CDS encoding histidine kinase encodes MEPKMIVSNTIGFLYLMLVFYLFYLFLAPLFLNKRKLVEFFGFSFLIVLIMPFFGYTLLFLSRALFEGTFNDFYKGYSFQSHMSGYYPVLTAAVFGSFFSVIINWFTTMNQKAELDKQKLAVELDLLKSKLNPHFLFNTLNNIDSLIHQNTEEASAALIRLSEMMRYLTYETSSEVVTLNREVDYIRNFIELFRIRIKTPEDVRFEENGDMNIKIAPALFVPLIENAFKFASFRTKKPCVDIHLTSEKGLVNFNISNYFDINSNKSESADSGYGLINLRKRLSLIYPGKHSLLIDQVDSRYNVKLIIDTNAD; translated from the coding sequence ATGGAACCGAAAATGATTGTATCCAATACAATCGGTTTTCTGTATCTGATGCTTGTTTTCTATTTATTCTATCTTTTTCTGGCTCCGCTGTTTCTGAATAAACGAAAACTGGTCGAATTCTTCGGATTCTCATTTCTGATAGTATTGATAATGCCCTTCTTCGGATACACTCTGCTTTTTTTATCAAGGGCATTGTTTGAGGGCACTTTTAATGATTTTTACAAAGGATATTCATTCCAATCTCATATGAGTGGCTACTACCCTGTTCTGACAGCTGCAGTATTTGGTTCATTCTTCAGTGTGATAATTAACTGGTTTACAACAATGAATCAAAAAGCAGAACTAGATAAACAGAAACTGGCAGTAGAACTTGACCTGCTGAAAAGCAAACTAAACCCTCATTTCCTGTTCAATACACTCAACAACATTGACTCTCTTATCCACCAAAATACAGAAGAGGCTTCAGCTGCACTCATCAGACTTTCTGAGATGATGCGATACCTTACTTATGAAACATCATCAGAGGTGGTAACACTGAACAGGGAGGTTGATTATATCCGAAACTTCATTGAGCTCTTCAGAATACGTATTAAAACACCTGAGGATGTACGGTTTGAAGAAAATGGCGATATGAATATAAAAATTGCACCCGCACTCTTTGTTCCACTTATCGAAAATGCTTTCAAATTTGCCAGCTTCAGAACAAAAAAACCTTGTGTAGATATTCACCTGACATCAGAAAAAGGGCTGGTTAATTTTAATATTTCGAATTATTTCGATATAAATTCGAATAAATCTGAATCTGCTGATTCAGGATACGGACTCATAAATCTGAGAAAAAGACTCAGCTTAATCTATCCCGGGAAACACTCACTTCTTATAGACCAGGTTGACTCCCGATACAATGTAAAACTAATTATCGACACAAATGCAGATTAA
- a CDS encoding response regulator transcription factor, which produces MQINCIAIDDEPLALSKLEGFINKVSGLKLQRTFDNAIDAIGWLKENSTDLIFLDIQMEQLTGIQFIETTGTTARIVITSAYDQYAIKGFELNVTDYLLKPYSFQRFLMSVNKVMGYYSHKTEIKNSLPEDDGYIFVKTEYRLERVDLDEILYIEGMKDYLRIVCPDKKIMTLQSFAKLEGSLPAKRFCRVHKSFIVAIDKIKSVERGVIIIADQRIPVSNTYKDKFFSKIRT; this is translated from the coding sequence ATGCAGATTAACTGTATTGCAATAGATGACGAACCGCTTGCACTGTCAAAGCTGGAGGGATTCATAAATAAGGTTTCCGGACTTAAACTCCAGCGGACATTCGACAATGCAATTGATGCTATCGGCTGGCTGAAGGAGAATAGCACCGATTTGATCTTCCTCGATATTCAGATGGAACAACTCACTGGCATACAATTTATTGAGACTACAGGGACGACAGCAAGAATAGTTATTACCTCAGCGTATGATCAGTATGCGATAAAAGGATTCGAGCTTAATGTGACTGACTATCTGCTCAAACCTTATTCTTTTCAGCGTTTCCTGATGTCAGTAAATAAGGTAATGGGTTACTATTCACATAAAACGGAAATTAAAAACAGCCTCCCGGAAGATGACGGCTATATTTTTGTTAAAACAGAATACCGGCTTGAAAGAGTAGACCTGGATGAAATATTATACATTGAAGGAATGAAAGATTACCTCAGAATAGTATGCCCGGATAAAAAAATCATGACACTTCAGAGCTTTGCAAAACTTGAAGGAAGTCTTCCGGCAAAAAGATTCTGTCGCGTCCACAAGTCTTTTATTGTCGCAATAGATAAAATAAAATCGGTAGAGAGAGGTGTAATAATAATTGCTGACCAGCGGATACCGGTCAGCAATACATATAAAGATAAATTCTTTTCGAAAATAAGAACCTGA